From Lepus europaeus isolate LE1 chromosome 3, mLepTim1.pri, whole genome shotgun sequence, a single genomic window includes:
- the AGER gene encoding advanced glycosylation end product-specific receptor, producing the protein MAAGAAAGAWVLVFSLWGAAVGGQNITARIGEPLVLKCKGAPKKPPQQLEWKLNTGRTEAWKVLSPQGGSWDSVARVLPNGSLLLPAVGIQDEGTFRCRTTNRNGKETKSNYRVRVYQIPGKPEILDPASELTAGVPSKVGTCVSDGGYPLGTLSWHMDGELLVPDGKGVSVKEQTRRHPDTGLFTLQSELMVTPAGGGGPPPTFSCSFSPSLPRRRASYTAPIQPSVWEPGPLEVRLLVEPEGGAVAPGETVTLTCEAPAQPPPQIHWMKDGMSLPLPPSPVLLLPEVGPQDEGTYSCVATHPNRGPQESPPVSISVETGEDGTTAGSEGGPGLGTLALALGILGGLGTAALLVGVFLWRRRKRQGEQRKVPENQEDEEDRTELHQSEAREAMESGTGEP; encoded by the exons ATGGCAGCAGGGGCAGCGGCCGGAGCCTGGGTGCTGGTCTTCAGTCTGTGGG gggcagCAGTAGGTGGTCAGAACATCACAGCCCGGATTGGGGAGCCGCTGGTGCTGAAGTGTAAGGGGGCCCCCAAGAAGCCACCCCAGCAGCTGGAATGGAAACTG AACACGGGCCGGACAGAAGCTTGGAAAGTCCTTTCTCCCCAGGGAGGCTCATGGGACAGTGTAGCCCGTGTCCTCCCCAACGGCTCCCTCCTCCTTCCGGCTGTTGGGATCCAGGATGAGGGGACTTTCCGGTGCCGGACAACAAACAGGAATGGAAAGGAGACCAAGTCCAATTACAGAGTCCGGGTCTACC AGATTCCTGGGAAGCCAgagatcctggatcctgcctCTGAACTCACTGCCGGTGTCCCCAGTAAG GTGGGGACATGTGTGTCTGACGGGGGATATCCTCTGGGGACTCTCAGCTGGCACATGGATGGGGAACTCCTGGTACCTGACGGGAAGG GAGTGTCTGTGAAGGAGCAGACCAGGAGGCACCCTGACACGGGGCTCTTCACCCTGCAGTCAGAGCTGATGGTGACTCCAGCCGGGGGAGGAGGGCCTCCCCCCACCTTCTCCTgtagcttcagccccagcctgccccgcCGCCGGGCCTCATACACAGCCCCCATCCAGCCCAGTGTCTGGG agcctgggcccctggaggTTCGCCTGCTGGTGGAGCCAGAAGGTGGAGCAGTAGCTCCTGGTGAGACTGTGACCCTGACCTGTgaagctcctgcccagccccctcctcagatCCACTGGATGAAGGAT GGCATGTCCctacccctgccccccagccctgtcctgctCCTCCCTGAGGTGGGGCCTCAAGATGAGGGAACCTACAGCTGCGTGGCCACCCATCCCAACCGTGGGCCCCAGGAAAGCCCTCCTGTCAGCATCAGTGTCG AGACAGGCGAGGATGGGACGACTGCAG GCTCTGAgggtggcccaggcctggggaccCTAGCTCTGGCCCTGGGGATCCTGGGAGGCCTGGGAACAGCTGCCCTGCTTGTCGGAGTCTTCCTGTGGCGAAGGCGGAAACGCCAAGGAGAGCAGAG GAAAGTCCCTGAAAaccaggaggacgaggaggaccGCACAGAGCTGCATCAGTCAGAGGCTCGGGAGGCGATGGAGAGCGGTACAGGAGAGCCCTGA